A part of Planococcus sp. MB-3u-03 genomic DNA contains:
- a CDS encoding DUF2892 domain-containing protein yields the protein MELDLAKEQLPSTQSKVNDHTPDHINQQIERETEASVNYYKRQGESEIRTRINELDNEWDTERLMKVNMASVAAVSALLAVRSNRKWALLAGASSAAIIQHALQGWTPAIVIFRKMGVRTVDEINREKKALQNLLNKPE from the coding sequence ATGGAACTTGATTTAGCAAAAGAACAATTGCCATCGACACAATCTAAAGTGAACGACCACACACCCGACCACATCAATCAGCAAATCGAACGGGAAACGGAAGCCTCGGTCAATTATTACAAGCGCCAAGGCGAAAGTGAGATCCGGACGCGCATTAACGAATTGGACAACGAATGGGACACTGAACGCCTAATGAAAGTAAATATGGCGTCCGTTGCAGCCGTTTCCGCTCTTCTCGCTGTCCGGTCTAATAGAAAATGGGCGCTTCTAGCCGGAGCGTCAAGTGCAGCCATCATTCAGCACGCGCTGCAAGGCTGGACACCGGCGATCGTCATTTTCCGCAAAATGGGCGTCCGCACCGTCGACGAAATCAACCGCGAGAAAAAGGCTTTGCAGAATTTATTGAATAAGCCTGAATAA
- the pfkB gene encoding 1-phosphofructokinase: MIYTCTFAPSIDYTAYLPHFESGALNRSEEVYYYPGGKGINVSRVLSRLGLKSRALGYAGGFTGRFIEEFLDAEGIETDFIDTGAITRINVKIKTDQETELNGPGPVLKEAQLEQLKEKVAVMAQGDWFVLAGSLPSSVPTQFFKDLADRCQERGIHFVLDTSGPALKELLDTKPFLIKPNEHELGDIFGVEITTQAQAFHYASQLVERGVQHVVVSMGGAGAIYASREHYYTTQVPKGKVVNTVGSGDSLVSGFIASYIQHQDPSKAFQYGVASGSATAFRTDLCEQADVEQLLSEVTVTPFEKKDVTK; this comes from the coding sequence ATGATCTACACATGCACATTCGCTCCATCCATTGATTACACAGCCTATTTGCCGCATTTTGAAAGCGGCGCCTTGAACCGTTCGGAGGAAGTGTATTATTACCCCGGCGGCAAAGGCATCAATGTCTCGCGTGTACTCAGCCGTTTGGGCCTGAAAAGCCGGGCGCTCGGATACGCTGGTGGTTTTACAGGGCGCTTTATTGAAGAGTTCCTTGACGCAGAAGGCATTGAAACCGATTTTATCGACACCGGCGCCATCACGCGGATCAATGTCAAAATCAAGACCGACCAAGAAACTGAATTGAATGGGCCCGGCCCGGTGCTAAAGGAAGCGCAGCTTGAACAATTGAAAGAAAAGGTTGCCGTTATGGCACAAGGTGATTGGTTCGTCTTGGCGGGCAGCTTGCCGTCATCGGTGCCGACCCAATTCTTTAAGGATCTTGCGGATCGTTGCCAGGAGCGGGGCATTCACTTCGTGCTCGACACGTCCGGTCCCGCGCTGAAGGAATTGCTGGATACAAAGCCTTTCCTCATCAAACCGAACGAGCATGAACTGGGGGATATTTTCGGAGTCGAAATCACCACCCAAGCACAAGCTTTCCATTATGCCAGCCAGCTGGTGGAGAGAGGGGTCCAACATGTCGTCGTCTCCATGGGCGGGGCGGGAGCGATCTATGCTTCCCGTGAACATTACTACACAACCCAAGTGCCAAAAGGCAAAGTCGTCAACACTGTCGGCTCGGGAGATTCCTTAGTCTCAGGATTCATCGCTTCATATATTCAGCATCAAGATCCGAGCAAAGCATTCCAATACGGCGTCGCTAGCGGAAGCGCCACTGCTTTTCGGACAGATTTGTGCGAACAGGCAGATGTGGAACAATTGCTCTCTGAAGTGACCGTAACACCATTCGAAAAAAAGGATGTGACAAAATGA
- a CDS encoding M14 family zinc carboxypeptidase: MPVQAAEPAQPTEHHHDNAISGFIDYAELQKELQRIEANSKGSVSVDVAGQSFEGRDIYTATVGTGDKVLLIQSEIHGNEKTGTVAILNMLKTLSGNSKAAKALRDEVTIVFMPMMNPDASEGDKRRNSMTWSDVVADYPELAAATPSWNYLDRGVSQSYDYGANPGFDVNRDFNPDLDYVPQAEDFPGASNEPGWFITKEAQVSRDVYKSLQAEYGTVDVFIDLHHQGMYYVDGTPDPVTLSLSAQFVPDPSSAEGAKYSDYADQYDYDFSRQLNVAAYEELQSYGNSKFTNISLYSQGLDLPGTALGSYALNGSGTVLFEVRGQTQSLGQKEKGQLVKSVERGLTAIVEGVADDSVYSLDPEDYEDIPLTSYSPSSN, translated from the coding sequence ATGCCAGTGCAAGCGGCAGAACCTGCACAGCCGACTGAACACCATCACGACAATGCCATTTCCGGGTTTATCGATTATGCGGAGCTGCAAAAAGAACTCCAACGCATCGAAGCCAATAGCAAAGGCTCAGTTTCTGTTGATGTTGCTGGCCAATCATTCGAAGGCCGCGATATTTATACTGCGACTGTCGGGACGGGTGACAAAGTGCTGCTGATCCAAAGTGAGATTCACGGAAACGAAAAAACAGGCACCGTGGCCATTTTGAATATGTTGAAAACCCTATCTGGCAACTCGAAAGCGGCTAAAGCCTTGCGCGATGAAGTGACGATCGTCTTCATGCCGATGATGAACCCAGATGCCTCAGAAGGCGATAAGCGCCGCAATAGCATGACATGGAGCGATGTCGTGGCGGATTATCCCGAACTCGCCGCTGCAACGCCATCATGGAATTATTTAGACCGCGGCGTCAGCCAAAGCTATGATTACGGCGCCAATCCAGGCTTTGATGTGAACCGCGACTTTAACCCAGACCTGGATTATGTACCACAAGCCGAAGATTTCCCAGGCGCATCGAACGAACCGGGCTGGTTTATCACGAAAGAAGCCCAAGTTTCACGCGACGTCTATAAATCATTGCAAGCAGAATACGGCACCGTCGACGTCTTTATCGACCTGCATCATCAAGGGATGTATTATGTCGATGGCACGCCAGATCCAGTCACATTATCGCTGTCCGCCCAATTCGTTCCGGACCCATCCAGTGCTGAAGGGGCGAAATACAGCGACTATGCAGACCAATACGATTATGATTTTTCACGCCAGTTGAATGTGGCGGCGTATGAGGAGCTGCAGTCCTACGGCAATTCGAAATTCACCAATATCTCGCTTTATTCACAAGGGCTCGATTTGCCGGGCACAGCGCTTGGCAGCTATGCATTGAATGGCAGCGGCACCGTGTTGTTTGAAGTACGCGGCCAAACCCAGTCGCTTGGGCAGAAAGAAAAAGGCCAATTGGTCAAATCGGTAGAGCGCGGCTTGACGGCCATTGTCGAAGGGGTAGCCGATGACAGCGTCTATTCATTGGACCCGGAAGACTATGAAGACATTCCATTGACTTCCTATAGCCCATCCAGCAATTGA
- a CDS encoding acyltransferase family protein, with protein MRRKLVLIQLSRALVPLLVMLHHLSTTMMDYYGFNMWNLAYLPLTGGVYYFFSLSGFMAYYIYRQKFGKKGQLADFLINRFIRIYPLYWVVTLVFLILAFLLPWFATGAERDMDVILTSIFLVPNPEWQDPFLIVAWSLEYTIYFYLMFSVLFLSPRLIGKALFAAWGILSLLGVIGIVYIDHFLFDFLFASYNLMFIAGVFCAWLILHAKIPVIIGYLFIAFGLIGFPVTWMNALNPFMEVSFEMSASISIMLLLIGLGVIDLKKDVTIPNAFHQLGNAAFAIYLVHNVVLDVFSEWMDQAGLHEVLGNIGMSLVLVALMMFFGILAHFKLELPLHRLFKGWLQKNKMPAVAPSDRDAATKNT; from the coding sequence GTGAGAAGAAAGCTGGTGCTGATTCAATTGTCCAGGGCATTGGTGCCGTTATTGGTCATGCTTCACCATTTATCGACGACCATGATGGATTACTACGGATTCAATATGTGGAATCTGGCTTATTTGCCGTTGACGGGCGGCGTCTATTATTTCTTTTCCTTGTCAGGGTTTATGGCTTATTATATTTACCGTCAAAAATTCGGCAAGAAAGGGCAATTAGCGGATTTCCTGATTAACCGTTTTATCCGGATTTATCCGCTGTATTGGGTCGTGACCTTGGTGTTCCTGATCTTGGCATTCCTGTTGCCTTGGTTCGCAACAGGGGCGGAGCGGGATATGGATGTCATTTTGACTTCGATCTTTCTTGTTCCGAATCCTGAATGGCAAGACCCGTTCTTGATCGTGGCATGGTCATTGGAATACACGATTTATTTTTATCTAATGTTCTCCGTGCTGTTTTTGAGCCCGCGCTTGATCGGCAAGGCGCTGTTCGCCGCCTGGGGCATTCTTTCGCTATTGGGCGTCATCGGCATTGTTTATATCGATCATTTTCTGTTCGATTTTCTGTTTGCCTCCTATAATTTAATGTTCATAGCGGGTGTGTTTTGTGCGTGGCTCATCCTCCATGCCAAGATACCGGTCATCATCGGGTATCTATTCATCGCATTTGGATTGATCGGTTTTCCTGTAACGTGGATGAATGCGTTGAACCCCTTCATGGAAGTCAGCTTTGAAATGAGCGCCAGCATTTCGATCATGTTGTTGTTGATCGGGCTTGGCGTGATCGATTTGAAAAAGGATGTCACTATTCCAAACGCGTTCCATCAACTCGGCAATGCCGCATTTGCGATTTATCTCGTCCACAATGTAGTGCTCGATGTATTCTCTGAATGGATGGACCAAGCCGGTTTGCATGAAGTATTGGGCAATATCGGCATGAGCCTGGTGCTCGTGGCTTTGATGATGTTTTTCGGGATTTTGGCGCATTTCAAGCTGGAGCTGCCGCTGCACCGGCTCTTTAAAGGCTGGCTGCAGAAAAACAAGATGCCTGCAGTCGCGCCAAGTGATAGAGACGCTGCGACAAAAAATACTTAA
- a CDS encoding PTS sugar transporter subunit IIA yields the protein MRITQLLTENTIILDLKAGSKREVLNELVEQLDQAGKLNDKKQFTKDILAREEQSTTGIGDTIAIPHAKSEAVKAPAIAFGRSFEGIDFESLDGQPAQLFFMIAATAGANDDHLEALSRLATFLMDEKFRVNILEAESKQQVLDIVSAEEAEVDGPEQADDSAPVAGTVEPAAGGKILAVTACPTGIAHTYMAAEKLNGRAKSAASI from the coding sequence ATGAGAATTACACAATTATTGACGGAAAACACCATCATTCTGGATCTGAAAGCCGGCTCCAAACGCGAGGTATTGAACGAATTGGTCGAGCAATTGGACCAAGCCGGGAAATTGAACGACAAGAAGCAATTCACTAAAGATATCCTGGCCCGTGAAGAACAAAGCACGACAGGGATCGGCGACACGATCGCCATCCCTCACGCGAAGTCCGAAGCAGTCAAAGCGCCAGCCATCGCGTTCGGCCGTTCTTTTGAAGGAATTGACTTCGAATCATTGGATGGCCAGCCTGCACAGCTGTTTTTCATGATCGCGGCAACGGCAGGGGCGAACGATGATCACCTGGAAGCCTTATCACGCCTGGCGACTTTCCTGATGGATGAGAAATTCCGCGTCAATATCTTGGAAGCCGAGTCAAAACAGCAAGTGCTCGACATCGTCTCTGCGGAAGAAGCGGAAGTGGATGGGCCGGAACAAGCAGATGACAGTGCACCGGTTGCCGGCACAGTAGAACCCGCTGCAGGCGGCAAGATCCTGGCTGTGACGGCTTGTCCGACAGGCATTGCGCACACCTATATGGCGGCTGAGAAGCTCAACGGGCGTGCAAAGAGCGCGGCATCAATTTGA
- the ptsP gene encoding phosphoenolpyruvate--protein phosphotransferase, with translation MAASTGIAIAKAFRLENPELTVEQQKVGNPAEEIARFDAAVIQAAAELEVIQEKTAQQISDKEAAIFGAHLLVLSDPELIGPIKERISADSVNAEFALQETSDMFITMFEAMDNEYMKERAADIRDVRKRLLSHLLGVKIQDPSMIDEEVIVIAEDLTPSDTVQLNAQFVKGFITDIGGRTSHSAILARTLEIPAVVGAQNAMATIRNGQTVIIDGLEGKIIVEPDAATIQEFQQEKLAYDAQKAEWAKLKDEPTVSADGQHVELAANIGTPKDLAGVLEHGAEGIGLYRTEFLYMGRDAFPTEDEQFDAYSKVLKGMDGKPTVVRTLDIGGDKELTYLDLPTEMNPFLGLRAIRLCLEMPELFRTQLRALLRASVHGNLKIMFPMIATVEEFRQGKALLEEEKAKLLDAGIPVSDSIEVGIMVEIPSTAVMADVFAKEVDFFSIGTNDLIQYTMAADRMNERVSYLYQPFNPAILRLVKMVIDAAHKEGKWAGMCGEMAGDEIAIPILLGLGLDEFSMSASSVLKARAQISRLSKQEMASHTDQILALSSSQEVEAYVKGIS, from the coding sequence ATCGCAGCCTCCACCGGGATCGCTATCGCCAAAGCGTTCCGCCTGGAAAATCCGGAATTGACCGTCGAACAGCAAAAAGTGGGCAATCCTGCTGAAGAAATCGCCCGCTTCGATGCGGCCGTGATACAAGCGGCCGCCGAACTTGAAGTCATCCAGGAAAAGACCGCCCAACAGATCAGCGACAAGGAAGCCGCGATTTTCGGCGCCCATTTGCTGGTCTTGAGCGACCCTGAACTGATTGGGCCGATCAAAGAGCGCATTTCAGCGGATAGCGTCAATGCGGAATTTGCCCTACAGGAAACAAGTGACATGTTCATCACGATGTTTGAAGCGATGGACAATGAGTATATGAAAGAACGCGCAGCCGACATCCGGGACGTTCGTAAACGCCTGCTGTCCCATCTGCTTGGCGTTAAAATCCAAGACCCGAGCATGATCGATGAGGAAGTCATTGTCATCGCCGAAGATTTGACACCGTCCGATACCGTCCAATTGAATGCCCAGTTCGTCAAAGGCTTCATCACCGATATCGGCGGGCGCACTTCGCATTCCGCCATCCTTGCACGCACTTTGGAAATCCCGGCAGTAGTCGGCGCACAAAACGCCATGGCAACGATCCGCAATGGCCAAACGGTGATCATCGATGGCTTGGAAGGCAAAATCATCGTCGAGCCCGACGCAGCGACCATCCAGGAGTTCCAACAGGAAAAGTTGGCCTATGACGCCCAAAAAGCCGAATGGGCCAAACTCAAAGATGAGCCGACGGTAAGTGCCGACGGGCAACATGTGGAACTTGCCGCCAACATCGGCACGCCAAAAGACCTTGCCGGCGTGCTCGAACATGGCGCGGAAGGCATCGGCCTTTACCGCACCGAGTTTCTCTATATGGGAAGAGATGCCTTCCCGACAGAAGACGAGCAGTTTGACGCCTACTCAAAGGTCTTGAAAGGCATGGACGGCAAGCCGACCGTCGTCCGGACACTTGACATCGGCGGCGATAAGGAACTCACGTATCTGGACTTGCCAACAGAAATGAACCCATTCCTCGGCCTGCGCGCAATCCGTTTGTGCCTGGAAATGCCGGAGCTCTTCAGAACCCAGCTGCGCGCCCTCTTGCGCGCAAGTGTGCATGGCAATTTGAAGATCATGTTCCCGATGATCGCAACGGTAGAAGAATTCCGCCAAGGAAAAGCTTTGCTGGAAGAAGAAAAGGCCAAATTACTGGATGCAGGCATCCCAGTCAGCGACTCCATTGAAGTCGGCATCATGGTGGAGATTCCTTCCACTGCCGTCATGGCGGATGTCTTTGCCAAAGAAGTGGATTTCTTCTCCATCGGCACGAACGACTTGATCCAGTACACAATGGCTGCAGACCGCATGAACGAACGGGTGTCGTATCTGTACCAGCCGTTTAACCCGGCGATTTTACGCTTAGTGAAAATGGTCATCGATGCAGCGCATAAAGAAGGAAAATGGGCAGGTATGTGCGGCGAAATGGCCGGCGATGAAATCGCTATCCCGATTCTTCTCGGGCTCGGCTTGGATGAATTCTCCATGAGCGCTTCTTCTGTCTTGAAGGCGCGTGCACAGATCAGCCGTTTGTCAAAACAAGAAATGGCTTCGCATACCGACCAAATCCTTGCACTTTCATCATCACAAGAGGTCGAAGCGTACGTTAAAGGAATTAGCTAA
- a CDS encoding MBL fold metallo-hydrolase, giving the protein MAISKLNDRIQLIDGFDLGLEQRTGSYVIMEQQLTIIETGPSPSVEHVKQGLKELGISLDEVRYIIVTHIHLDHAGGAGLLLQDCPNATLIVHPKGARHLANPSRLIAGARAVYGDKFDDLFNPIVPVPEHRIAIKTEGDRLQIGPDCSLEFWDTPGHAKHHFGILDPVSNGFFVGDTAGIRYAQLIEDGIDFYLPSTSPNQFDPEAMKASIERMESQQLDVLYFGHYGAAMNPQAALRQVLEWLELFVEEGAAAYRHDESADQLAKRLAAPVMAQLAEKGVKQPHRVMPYIEMDLQVSAQGLLDYFRKQS; this is encoded by the coding sequence ATGGCAATCAGCAAGTTGAACGACCGCATTCAGTTGATCGATGGTTTCGATCTCGGCCTGGAACAGCGAACAGGCAGCTACGTCATCATGGAACAGCAGCTGACCATTATTGAAACAGGTCCGAGCCCGTCGGTGGAGCATGTGAAACAAGGATTGAAAGAACTCGGCATTTCACTCGATGAGGTCCGCTACATCATCGTGACCCATATCCACCTCGACCACGCCGGTGGAGCGGGCTTATTATTGCAGGACTGCCCGAACGCGACGCTCATCGTGCACCCGAAAGGCGCCAGGCATCTGGCAAACCCGAGCCGACTCATCGCCGGCGCACGCGCAGTATACGGCGACAAATTCGATGATCTGTTCAATCCGATCGTTCCGGTGCCCGAACACCGCATCGCTATCAAAACGGAAGGCGACCGGCTGCAAATCGGTCCGGACTGTTCGCTTGAGTTCTGGGATACGCCGGGCCATGCCAAGCATCATTTCGGCATCTTAGACCCGGTATCGAATGGGTTTTTCGTAGGGGATACGGCCGGCATCCGTTATGCACAGCTGATTGAAGACGGCATCGACTTTTACTTGCCGTCCACCTCACCGAACCAATTCGACCCGGAGGCGATGAAGGCATCCATCGAACGAATGGAAAGTCAGCAACTCGATGTACTTTATTTCGGGCATTATGGTGCTGCAATGAATCCGCAAGCGGCGCTTCGCCAAGTGCTGGAATGGCTCGAGCTGTTTGTCGAAGAAGGGGCGGCTGCCTATCGACATGATGAATCCGCGGATCAATTGGCAAAACGCCTGGCGGCACCCGTCATGGCGCAATTGGCGGAAAAAGGAGTCAAACAGCCCCACCGCGTGATGCCCTATATCGAAATGGATTTACAGGTCAGCGCACAGGGCTTGCTGGATTATTTCCGCAAACAAAGCTGA
- a CDS encoding SGNH/GDSL hydrolase family protein codes for MGKNFRSSALYQKALRRKQRNATRPRHIDKIVILGDSVAYGYGTKGGIARHLEDSFPDSEVLNFGINGLTSDGLVERLRADHWQAELAQADLVLLNIGGNDLLRQYRDGGASELIRQFAALKKKYRRNLLEIYGFIQKSNDQVLIVQNSLYNSMKKEVQYFGFTNLLFRMWNSAIGAKGVIVTNTRKMGKVPSIWLDSIHPNEEGYAIMHQLLLETLQTTGIAVIKDRR; via the coding sequence TTGGGCAAGAATTTCCGATCGAGTGCCCTTTATCAAAAGGCACTCAGACGTAAACAACGCAATGCGACAAGACCGCGACATATAGATAAAATCGTCATTCTTGGCGATTCCGTAGCTTATGGCTACGGGACAAAGGGCGGGATTGCGAGACATTTGGAAGACAGCTTTCCGGATAGCGAAGTGCTGAACTTCGGCATCAATGGATTGACGAGCGATGGCCTCGTCGAACGGCTGCGGGCCGATCATTGGCAGGCGGAATTGGCTCAAGCCGATCTCGTGCTGCTGAATATCGGCGGCAACGACTTGCTGCGTCAATACCGCGATGGGGGCGCAAGCGAGCTGATCCGCCAGTTTGCTGCATTGAAAAAGAAATACCGCCGCAATTTGTTGGAGATTTATGGATTCATACAAAAAAGCAATGATCAAGTGCTCATTGTCCAGAATAGTTTATATAATTCGATGAAAAAAGAAGTGCAGTATTTCGGTTTCACCAACCTGCTGTTCCGCATGTGGAATTCGGCGATCGGCGCGAAAGGCGTCATCGTCACGAATACGCGGAAAATGGGAAAAGTGCCGTCCATTTGGCTGGATTCGATCCATCCGAACGAGGAAGGCTATGCGATCATGCATCAATTGCTGCTAGAAACCTTGCAGACGACCGGTATAGCGGTCATAAAAGACCGTCGATAA
- a CDS encoding YqcI/YcgG family protein has protein sequence MQTTIPALLTKEDFTNRNDLPDWLLREYKTFHETVTDKTFPCYFGRSGELKSELRYAYISQDDWSNLPGAVAEFLTLFEDPKHKRHGLFVFVEPFESEGPLDAYREQFWEILQYLHDMDDTEWPEQAPRDPDHYLWDFNFKGEPIFIFGNAPAYKQRRTRHLGNSMVLGFQPRRIFEGLTGTEKGGIMSREKVRERVEKWDELPTHPDISHFGDPEHNEWKQFFIGDDVEPVKGKCPFSHKEL, from the coding sequence ATGCAAACGACTATACCTGCTTTATTGACAAAAGAAGATTTCACGAACCGCAACGACTTGCCTGACTGGTTGCTGCGCGAATACAAAACTTTCCATGAGACGGTGACAGACAAGACCTTCCCATGCTATTTCGGCAGAAGCGGTGAATTGAAAAGCGAGCTGCGCTATGCATATATAAGCCAAGATGATTGGTCAAACTTGCCTGGAGCCGTTGCGGAATTTTTGACTTTATTCGAAGACCCGAAACATAAGCGGCATGGGCTGTTCGTGTTCGTAGAACCTTTCGAATCGGAAGGGCCGCTGGACGCTTACCGTGAGCAGTTCTGGGAGATTCTGCAGTATCTTCATGATATGGATGATACCGAATGGCCGGAACAAGCGCCGCGTGATCCTGATCATTATTTATGGGATTTCAACTTCAAAGGGGAACCCATTTTCATCTTCGGCAATGCGCCTGCCTACAAACAGCGCCGCACCCGCCACCTCGGCAATTCGATGGTGCTCGGATTCCAGCCGAGAAGGATTTTCGAAGGACTGACAGGGACGGAAAAAGGCGGCATTATGTCGCGCGAGAAGGTTCGGGAACGTGTCGAGAAATGGGATGAATTGCCGACCCATCCAGACATCAGCCACTTTGGCGACCCTGAACATAATGAATGGAAGCAGTTCTTCATCGGAGATGATGTTGAGCCGGTCAAAGGCAAATGCCCGTTTTCGCATAAAGAACTCTAA
- a CDS encoding peroxiredoxin family protein: MIKKAIIGILLVAAIAIIAINFFEEDAQPIDTSESATSASAEDESLAEGLSQGQVAPDFTLTDQNGETVKLSDYRGKKVILNFWATWCPPCRAEMPHMQEFHENNADGDVVILAVNLTAQDNGDEAIRSFIDEFGLTFSIPMDETGSTAQTYQIRTVPTTYILNTKGEIAQKIVGPMDEQIMKDQTDSID, translated from the coding sequence ATGATAAAAAAAGCTATCATCGGCATATTGCTGGTTGCAGCGATCGCCATCATAGCCATCAATTTCTTTGAAGAAGATGCTCAGCCAATCGATACGAGCGAATCCGCCACTTCCGCAAGCGCAGAAGACGAGTCACTTGCCGAAGGCCTCTCACAAGGGCAGGTAGCTCCCGATTTCACATTGACTGACCAAAATGGCGAGACGGTCAAATTATCCGATTACCGCGGCAAAAAAGTCATCTTAAACTTCTGGGCGACCTGGTGTCCCCCATGCCGAGCTGAAATGCCGCATATGCAGGAATTCCACGAAAACAACGCAGACGGCGACGTCGTTATCCTGGCAGTTAACCTGACCGCACAGGATAACGGCGATGAAGCGATTCGCTCGTTTATCGATGAATTCGGGTTGACTTTCTCCATTCCAATGGACGAAACCGGCAGCACCGCCCAAACTTATCAAATCCGTACCGTGCCGACAACCTACATCCTTAACACGAAAGGCGAAATCGCCCAAAAAATTGTCGGCCCGATGGATGAACAGATCATGAAAGACCAGACAGACAGCATCGACTAA
- a CDS encoding ion channel — protein MDQLYLVIGIIIVVLTLTDFIWTTLWVDGGAGPLTHKLTSAYWTLHKQVSRNNSKFLSLAGPIILVSTLATWIFLLWAGWTFIFASSNMIVDTKDGGPLSWVEYAYYAGYLIFTLGNGEFAPDDGIWQIVAIFATGTGMLFITFGVTYLLQVLSAVSEKRSLASSISGIAKDPASFVNNSWNGKNFDNLNLLLDTFANELSNAVSKYNAYPVLHYYRSSTHDRSLPVNIVVLDESLTFLKYGIPEEIQPNTLLMQELSSSITSYLDTLHSSSIDASTVIPPHQVLANLDASIPTVNAESYEKQWNHLNGAEESSSALWK, from the coding sequence ATGGATCAGCTTTATCTAGTTATTGGCATCATCATCGTCGTCCTCACGCTGACCGATTTCATCTGGACGACTTTATGGGTCGACGGCGGTGCTGGGCCATTGACCCATAAGCTCACTTCCGCCTACTGGACGCTCCATAAGCAAGTGAGCCGTAACAACTCGAAATTCCTGAGCCTCGCGGGGCCCATTATTTTGGTCTCCACCTTGGCGACATGGATTTTCCTGCTATGGGCGGGCTGGACCTTCATTTTTGCAAGTTCCAACATGATCGTCGATACCAAAGACGGCGGGCCTTTGTCGTGGGTTGAATATGCCTATTATGCAGGCTACTTGATTTTTACGCTCGGCAACGGTGAGTTCGCCCCGGATGACGGCATCTGGCAGATCGTGGCGATCTTTGCGACTGGCACCGGCATGCTATTCATTACATTTGGGGTGACTTATTTGCTGCAAGTGTTGAGCGCCGTATCGGAAAAACGTTCGCTTGCATCGAGCATCAGCGGCATTGCAAAAGATCCCGCTTCCTTCGTCAACAATTCATGGAACGGGAAAAACTTCGACAACCTCAATCTATTGCTCGATACATTCGCGAATGAATTAAGCAATGCAGTGTCGAAATACAACGCCTATCCAGTCCTCCATTATTACCGCAGCTCGACGCATGACCGTTCGCTGCCGGTCAATATCGTCGTGTTGGATGAATCATTGACTTTTTTGAAGTACGGCATTCCGGAAGAAATTCAGCCCAATACCTTATTGATGCAGGAACTCTCGAGCAGCATCACCAGTTATTTGGATACTTTGCATAGTTCATCGATCGACGCCTCCACCGTGATTCCGCCCCATCAAGTGCTTGCGAACCTCGACGCGTCGATTCCCACAGTGAATGCAGAATCCTATGAAAAACAATGGAATCACTTGAACGGCGCAGAAGAAAGCTCCTCGGCCTTGTGGAAATGA